The proteins below come from a single Aquarana catesbeiana isolate 2022-GZ linkage group LG12, ASM4218655v1, whole genome shotgun sequence genomic window:
- the LOC141113730 gene encoding urotensin-2 receptor-like: MSFHEGPQGRLSMTTEMPLKTNATIPINTTLDFPPSSGAMEDMIATFTIGVILSLMCIVGVAGNVYTLVVMGQSMRTAASMYIYIINLALADLLYLLTIPFIVGTYFIQEWYFGDVGCRILFSLDFLTMHASIFTLTIMSTERYFAVLKPLDTVKRSKSYRKCIAIVVWLVSLLLTLPMLIMIKLVHKDNKSICLPMWSRMSYRVYLTVLFCTSIVGPGLIIGYLYIRLARTYWVSQTASFKQTKRLPNQKVLYLIFTIVLVFWACFLPFWIWQLLVQYCESLPISPKTNRNINYITTCLTYSNSCINPFLYTLLTKNYKEYLRNRQRSWSNSGYFRNRFQRMSGRSMSTSSQQCTESFVLAQCPGGNNSS; this comes from the coding sequence ATGTCTTTTCATGAAGGACCTCAAGGAAGATTATCCATGACCACAGAAATGCCCTTGAAGACCAATGCAACTATCCCCATAAATACTACTTTGGATTTCCCACCATCCTCAGGTGCAATGGAGGACATGATAGCGACATTCACTATCGGGGTAATTTTATCCCTCATGTGCATAGTAGGAGTTGCAGGAAATGTCTACACTTTGGTGGTGATGGGTCAATCCATGCGCACGGCAGCTTCCATGTACATCTACATCATCAACTTGGCCTTGGCCGATCTCCTTTACCTGCTCACCATCCCGTTTATTGTGGGCACTTATTTCATCCAGGAATGGTATTTTGGAGATGTCGGCTGCCGCATCCTTTTCAGCTTGGACTTCCTGACCATGCACGCCAGTATTTTCACCCTCACCATTATGAGCACTGAACGCTATTTTGCAGTTCTGAAGCCCTTGGACACGGTAAAGAGATCTAAGAGCTACCGAAAGTGCATTGCTATAGTTGTCTGGCTAGTATCACTACTCCTAACTTTGCCCATGTTGATCATGATTAAGCTGGTGCACAAAGACAACAAGAGCATTTGTCTGCCCATGTGGAGTAGGATGTCGTACAGGGTCTATTTAACGGTGCTTTTCTGTACAAGTATAGTAGGTCCGGGGCTAATCATAGGCTACTTGTACATTAGGCTGGCTAGGACGTACTGGGTGTCACAAACTGCCTCCTTCAAGCAGACCAAGAGGTTGCCCAACCAGAAAGTTCTGTATTTAATTTTCACTATTGTCCTGGTCTTCTGGGCCTGCTTCCTCCCTTTCTGGATCTGGCAGCTCCTTGTCCAGTACTGTGAATCTCTTCCCATTTCCCCCAAAACCAACAGGAACATCAATTATATAACCACATGTCTAACCTACAGCAACAGTTGCATCAACCCATTCTTGTACACCCTCCTCACCAAGAACTACAAGGAATACCTGAGGAACAGACAAAGGTCATGGAGCAACAGTGGTTACTTCAGGAACCGTTTTCAAAGGATGTCAGGAAGATCCATGTCCACCAGTAGCCAACAGTGCACCGAGAGCTTTGTTTTGGCTCAGTGTCCCGGGGGCAACAACAGCTCTTAA